The sequence GTTAGAATTTGATTATTTGAGTTAGATGTTTATTTGGAGCCAATTGAGATCCCTCTTCTATGTTAGTCTCAAGTTTATTTGTACCTACACCATACTTGTTCAACTACGATAGTGCTTAAAACTACGTTAGTGATGTCCTAATAATATTTCTCTAATAAATAAGTTAATTTTAGGATTAAATGATTCAGATTTTTTATAGTAGAGCCTTAATATTATTACTTGTGATCGATGCTAATTATGAGGAGGGTTACATGCTTCTCCTAAATTTGGTTATGATTATGATATGCCAAATTCGAGATAAAATAACACATGATTAATTTGGCTTTGATATCGATTATGTACTAGTCACGATGAGATATCGATCATGTAATATTAAGGTGTTGGTCATGTACTTTTGAGGTATCGATCATATAATATTGTAGTGTTAATCGTACCGTATTAAAATGTTAGTCATCGTGGTGGTGTGATGTTGAGGTATTGATGATGTCTTTATCGATATAAATAATTAACTTTTCTATAAGTATTTATTACATAAAAATTATTGaataatatattagatctatttcaCATCATTCTACCTTTCAGTTCCAACCTACTCTCACATCGTGTCGTAAAATAATACGgtaaatcatgaaaaaaaaacataaactcTGTATATTTTGTTCActaaattcttatatatatatatatatatatatatatatatatatatatatagagagagagagagagagagagagagagagagagagagagagagagagagagagaggggtaatCTAACATGTTGGATTAGGTCTCCATTGATATATCTAATCAAAAAATCTAACCCTCGTGAAGCACGAGTAGAAAAAAGCATGCCGTCACAGGCCATGCATTCAACGACAGCTCACCTCCTCCGACGACCGACTCTCCCTACTTAGTGTCTGTCACATCTCTTGTGCCGCGTTACAGCAAAACAACCGTTCCCATCTGATGCGCAACCGAGGCATATAATACACCGGCAGCGGTTTCCTTTCCCCTCACCATCCGTTTTGAGAGAGGAGCCGAGGCTGAGCCACCATGGCCGAAGAGCATGAGGCCCTCACCAGTGCTTTCTCAGGTCGGTTTGCTGTGCACGCTCGATTTAATCGGTGTAGAATTGCTAACGACGCAGAATCGACTGTGAAGGCCTTGGTGTTGATGAGAGCTCGTTGCTGACGGTGATCACGAAATGGCGCAAGCAGCCGGAGAAGCGGCGCGGCTTCAGGAGCTCTTCTCCCTTCTTCAAGCCACACGGCAGCTTCGAGCGCTGCGAGGATGATTTCGTTCGCAGCCTGAAGGTCGAATTTGCACGCTTTAAGGTAGACTTTCTGTTCCATCTTTCCTCCATCCGTCGTTGCATGTCTTCTGTTGCTTTGAGTTTGTTTCGTAACGGCGTTGAATCTGCTAAGAGTTTAGTATTAGAACTGATCATATCAGTGATTTGAAGCGAAGAGAAGTGTTGTTTAAGATTTACGTCCTGCAAAGCGACAATTCTTAGGatctcatggaattcattgactcTCTTCCAATTCCACTTTTGTCGGCGTTTGATTTTTGGCTTCGATATTGTCAAATATTTTAGTTAATTTGGCCTTTTTCTCTCCCCAAAGTCAAACGTCACCTGCGATGAGAATAGTTGAGTGAAGAAGAGAAGAGATTAGCAATTCTCTTAATCCATCAGTTTACTGTCATGATCTTAAGACTCTTCTCTCTGTTTTTGGGTAACTCGTGACCGGAAAATGATGATATGAATCTGATGGTTTCTTGCGAACGTCTCCATCAATTATGATGTGCTTATCGATCATCAAAATGGTCAAATAGTCCAAACTCTTCTTTCTTTTCGAAAGCCAGCTTGAATGTTCTGCCATTACCTGAAATCTGTCATCTGCACATCTAATTCAGCTTGATAAGAGTTGGCCTTGGGAACAAATCTTCATCTACAAGCTTAATTCTTCGAATGGCAACTGAGGTGCCGATCTTTGCAGAACGTAACGGTGCTATGGGCAATGCATCCATGGGAAAGAGACGCACGTTGGATCCACCATGTGCTCCACAAGGCCCATCCATTCACCATCATAGTTGAGATCGCCTGCACTCGCTCATCAGACGAGCTGCTCGGAGCAAGGAAGGCCTACCATGCTCTCTTCCACCATTCCATAGAGGAAGATGTTGCCTACCGCGTCAAGGAAAACTACTGCAGCGTAAGAACACTGCTATTTCTTTTCTGTCCTACCTCTTCTAATTCCGACAGGATTTGGATCATGAAGATCTACCGATCAACGCAATCCATGTACTCGCTCGCAGTTGCTGGTCGGACTGGTAAGCGCATACAGGTACGAAGGATCTCGAGTGGACGAAGATATCGCCAAATCTGAGGCCAAGGCGCTCGGACATGCAATCAAGAATGCCGGCACAAAGGACCCCGTAGAGGATTACGAGGTCATTAGGATACTGACCACGAGAAGCAAAACACATCTCAAAGAAACCTTCAGACACTACAGCGGAATATACGGGCAATCGATCGAGCAGGTACACTGTTGCTCAAAACCTCAAGTATTTGCGGTCCATCTTGCCATGTAACTTCTCGTCGAGCAGGACTTCGCTGATGAATCATGCTTGGGAGAAACCGTTCGATGCTTGGGATCATCCGCTAGCTATTTCAGCAAGGTGAGAGAGAGATCACGCCAGTTATCTTGCAGGCCTCGTTGCCAAAGAGCGAAGCATGATCGGATCATGTCTCGTGAATTCAGGTAATCGACAAGGCTTTCGGAGAAGAAGCAGATAAGAACGCGAAAGACGCTCTTACGAGAGTGGTCGTATCTCGATCGGATGTGGATATGGAAGAGATCAAAGCAATCTACGAGAACCAATACAAGGCTAAGCTCGAAGACAAGATCGTGAAGAACACGCGTGGTAATTACCGGGATGCGCTGCTTTCATTAGTTGGAATGTGACGTATTTGGGCACTGCCGATGTCTGTTGACGTTACTCAATAAGTGCTTCATGTC comes from Musa acuminata AAA Group cultivar baxijiao chromosome BXJ3-3, Cavendish_Baxijiao_AAA, whole genome shotgun sequence and encodes:
- the LOC135632402 gene encoding annexin D4-like; its protein translation is MAEEHEALTSAFSGLGVDESSLLTVITKWRKQPEKRRGFRSSSPFFKPHGSFERCEDDFVRSLKVEFARFKNVTVLWAMHPWERDARWIHHVLHKAHPFTIIVEIACTRSSDELLGARKAYHALFHHSIEEDVAYRVKENYCSLLVGLVSAYRYEGSRVDEDIAKSEAKALGHAIKNAGTKDPVEDYEVIRILTTRSKTHLKETFRHYSGIYGQSIEQDFADESCLGETVRCLGSSASYFSKVIDKAFGEEADKNAKDALTRVVVSRSDVDMEEIKAIYENQYKAKLEDKIVKNTRGNYRDALLSLVGM